In Salinarimonas sp., a genomic segment contains:
- a CDS encoding IS5 family transposase (programmed frameshift), whose protein sequence is MRRHELTDEEWAIIQPLLPNKVRGVPRVDDRRVINGIVWRFRTGAPWRDVPERYGPRTTLYNRFVRWRKAGVWDRILDAVSEAYDGDIVMIDSSCVRVHQHGAGGKKGDSEAAGDGRMGRSRGGLTTKIHALVDAEGRPVRLLLTAGQANDAPACEQLLPLVAKDAILIADRAYDTNAIRATVTERGAWANIPPRAIRKGSFPFSSWLYRQRNLVERFFNRIKHFRGLATRYDRSPDNFLAALKLAAIRIWLAAK, encoded by the exons ATGCGCCGCCATGAGCTGACCGACGAGGAATGGGCGATCATCCAGCCGCTTCTGCCGAACAAGGTGCGCGGCGTGCCCCGGGTGGACGACAGGCGGGTGATCAACGGGATCGTCTGGCGCTTCCGGACGGGTGCGCCCTGGCGCGACGTGCCCGAGCGCTACGGCCCGCGCACGACGCTCTACAACCGCTTCGTCCGATGGCGGAAAGCAGGCGTCTGGGACCGAATTCTGGACGCCGTCTCAGAGGCTTACGACGGCGACATCGTGATGATCGACAGCTCCTGCGTCCGCGTCCACCAGCACGGGGCCG GCGGGAAAAAGGGGGATTCGGAGGCCGCCGGAGATGGTCGCATGGGACGTTCCCGCGGCGGCCTGACGACCAAGATCCACGCCCTCGTCGATGCGGAAGGGCGGCCGGTTCGCCTCCTGCTCACCGCAGGGCAGGCAAACGACGCACCGGCCTGCGAGCAGCTCCTTCCGCTCGTCGCGAAAGACGCCATCCTGATCGCCGACCGCGCCTACGACACGAACGCGATCCGCGCGACGGTGACCGAACGCGGCGCCTGGGCGAACATCCCGCCCCGCGCGATCCGAAAGGGCAGCTTCCCGTTCAGCTCCTGGCTCTACCGCCAGCGAAACCTCGTTGAGCGCTTCTTCAATCGCATCAAGCACTTCCGCGGCCTCGCCACGCGCTACGACCGCTCGCCCGACAACTTCCTCGCCGCGCTCAAGCTCGCCGCGATCCGGATTTGGCTTGCCGCGAAATGA
- a CDS encoding N-acetyltransferase: MPGTLQLKALSDIDLDDPFFDSLKNQYGEFPQWFAGKAASGEQAYVIYDEGVDELRGFLYLKLEDGPVTDVQPPLPAARRIKVGTFKIVAHGTKLGERAVKKIFDHAIASEAEQIYVTAFPTHKPLLRLLERYGFEERGNKITPNGEEIVLVKELTDSSDELVERYPIIRQESGRCFLLAIYPEFHTQLFPDSILVTEPPDILSDVSHTNTIHKVYVAGLPLTMMKKGDAVVIYRTTDKGGRARYRSVATSVCVVEETRSRRDFANVQEFVDYCLPHSVFSEEELRERFNSTKRLFTVRMTYNIAFPKRPNRDRLLDVVGLTDPPRFQFRRITDGEFRHILELAEVPARLLA; the protein is encoded by the coding sequence ATGCCTGGCACCCTTCAGCTGAAAGCCTTGAGCGACATTGATTTGGACGATCCCTTTTTCGACTCTTTGAAAAATCAGTATGGTGAGTTTCCGCAATGGTTCGCTGGCAAGGCTGCTTCGGGTGAACAAGCCTACGTGATCTACGACGAGGGTGTCGACGAGCTCCGCGGCTTCCTTTATCTCAAGCTGGAAGACGGACCCGTAACGGATGTGCAGCCACCACTACCTGCGGCACGGCGGATCAAGGTCGGCACCTTCAAAATCGTTGCACACGGGACAAAGCTCGGCGAGCGCGCGGTAAAGAAGATCTTTGACCACGCGATAGCTTCTGAAGCAGAACAAATCTACGTGACTGCTTTTCCGACACACAAGCCTTTGCTCCGACTGCTAGAGCGGTATGGCTTTGAAGAACGTGGAAATAAAATCACGCCGAACGGCGAGGAAATTGTCCTCGTCAAGGAGCTTACAGACTCCTCGGATGAGCTTGTTGAAAGATACCCGATCATTAGACAGGAATCTGGCCGCTGCTTTCTTTTAGCGATATACCCCGAGTTCCACACGCAGCTTTTTCCAGACTCAATCCTTGTTACCGAGCCCCCCGATATTCTGTCCGATGTTTCTCATACGAATACCATTCATAAGGTTTATGTCGCAGGGCTCCCACTAACAATGATGAAAAAAGGCGACGCCGTTGTAATCTATCGCACGACAGACAAGGGTGGACGGGCGCGTTACAGGTCGGTAGCGACTTCGGTCTGTGTCGTTGAAGAAACGAGAAGCAGGCGTGATTTCGCGAACGTTCAAGAATTTGTCGACTACTGCCTTCCTCATAGCGTGTTCTCAGAAGAAGAGCTCCGAGAGCGGTTCAATAGCACCAAAAGGCTTTTTACTGTCAGAATGACCTATAATATTGCGTTTCCGAAGCGCCCCAACCGGGACAGGCTGCTCGACGTCGTAGGCTTGACCGACCCCCCACGATTTCAGTTTCGCCGCATCACAGACGGCGAGTTCAGACATATCCTCGAACTTGCTGAGGTTCCCGCCCGACTTCTGGCTTAG
- the pnp gene encoding polyribonucleotide nucleotidyltransferase, producing MFDIQREELIWAGRKLVLETGKMARQADGAVVATYGETTVLATVVAAKEPKPGVDFMPLTVNYQERTYAAGRIPGGYFKREGRPTEKETLVSRLIDRPIRPLFLDGWRNDTQVIVTVLSHDLENDPDVVAMVAASAALTLSGVPFTGPVGAARVGWINNGYVLNPTLAEMEDFALDLVVAGTQDAVLMVESEARELPEDVMLGAVMFGHKHFQPVIDAIIRLAEKAAKEPRDFSSPDREEVIAAVLEVAGDDLREAYKITDKQARYAAVDAAKAKVVAALVPAEGEARFEAEAVKGAFKEAQAKVVRWNILDTGSRIDGRDTKTVRPIVAEVGVLPRTHGSALFTRGETQALVVATLGTGEDEQFIDQLEGTRKESFLLHYNFPPFSVGETGRIGSPGRREIGHGKLAWRALHPMLPPAHEFPYTLRVVSEITESNGSSSMATVCGASLSLMDAGVPLRRPVAGIAMGLILEGERFAVLSDILGDEDHLGDMDFKVAGTETGVTSLQMDIKIAGITEEIMKIALDQAKGGREHILDEMSKALTAPRAELGEYAPRIEVMQIPTDKIREVIGTGGKIIREIVEKTGAKVNIEDDGTVKIASSDGASIKAAYNWIRSIVAEPEPGAVYDGKVVKVMEFGAFVNFFGSRDGLVHISELAPQRVATVKDVVKEGDTVKVKFLGTDDRGKVRLSMKAVDQATGEDISKKRAEGGEGGEPEPAEAGAGNGDGRPRRRGGRRGE from the coding sequence ATGTTCGACATTCAACGCGAAGAGCTGATCTGGGCCGGCCGCAAGCTCGTCCTCGAGACCGGCAAGATGGCGCGCCAGGCCGACGGGGCCGTGGTCGCGACCTATGGCGAGACCACCGTTCTCGCGACCGTCGTCGCCGCCAAGGAGCCCAAGCCCGGCGTCGACTTCATGCCGCTCACGGTGAACTACCAGGAGCGCACCTACGCCGCCGGCCGCATCCCGGGCGGCTACTTCAAGCGCGAGGGCCGCCCGACGGAGAAGGAGACGCTGGTCTCCCGCCTGATCGACCGCCCGATCCGCCCGCTCTTCCTCGACGGCTGGCGCAACGACACGCAGGTGATCGTGACCGTGCTCTCGCACGATCTCGAGAACGACCCGGACGTCGTCGCCATGGTCGCCGCCTCCGCGGCGCTGACGCTGTCGGGCGTGCCCTTCACGGGCCCGGTCGGCGCGGCGCGCGTCGGCTGGATCAACAACGGCTACGTGCTGAACCCGACGCTCGCCGAGATGGAGGACTTCGCCCTCGACCTCGTCGTCGCCGGCACGCAGGACGCGGTGCTGATGGTCGAGTCCGAGGCGCGCGAGCTCCCCGAGGACGTGATGCTCGGCGCCGTGATGTTCGGCCACAAGCACTTCCAGCCGGTGATCGACGCCATCATCCGTCTCGCCGAGAAGGCCGCCAAGGAGCCGCGCGACTTCTCCTCGCCGGACCGCGAGGAGGTGATCGCCGCCGTTCTCGAGGTCGCGGGCGACGACCTGCGCGAGGCCTACAAGATCACCGACAAGCAGGCGCGCTACGCCGCCGTCGACGCCGCCAAGGCCAAGGTCGTGGCCGCGCTCGTGCCGGCGGAGGGCGAGGCCCGCTTCGAGGCGGAGGCCGTCAAGGGCGCCTTCAAGGAGGCCCAGGCCAAGGTCGTGCGCTGGAACATCCTCGACACCGGCTCGCGCATCGACGGCCGCGACACCAAGACGGTCCGCCCGATCGTGGCGGAGGTCGGCGTGCTGCCGCGCACCCACGGCTCGGCTCTGTTCACCCGCGGCGAGACGCAGGCGCTCGTCGTTGCGACGCTCGGCACCGGCGAGGACGAGCAGTTCATCGACCAGCTGGAGGGGACCCGCAAGGAGAGCTTCCTGCTGCACTACAACTTCCCGCCCTTCTCGGTGGGCGAGACGGGCCGCATCGGCTCGCCGGGCCGCCGCGAGATCGGCCACGGCAAGCTCGCCTGGCGCGCGCTCCATCCGATGCTCCCGCCGGCGCACGAGTTCCCCTACACGCTGCGCGTCGTCTCCGAGATCACCGAGTCGAACGGCTCGTCCTCGATGGCGACCGTCTGCGGCGCCTCGCTGTCGCTGATGGACGCGGGCGTGCCGCTGCGCCGTCCCGTGGCGGGCATCGCCATGGGCCTCATCCTCGAGGGCGAGCGCTTCGCGGTTCTGTCGGACATCCTCGGCGACGAGGACCATCTCGGCGACATGGACTTCAAGGTCGCGGGCACCGAGACGGGCGTCACCTCGCTGCAGATGGACATCAAGATCGCCGGCATCACCGAGGAGATCATGAAGATCGCCCTCGACCAGGCCAAGGGCGGTCGCGAGCACATCCTCGACGAGATGTCGAAGGCGCTGACCGCGCCGCGCGCCGAGCTCGGCGAGTACGCCCCGCGCATCGAGGTGATGCAGATCCCCACCGACAAGATCCGCGAGGTCATCGGCACCGGCGGCAAGATCATCCGCGAGATCGTGGAGAAGACCGGCGCCAAGGTGAACATCGAGGACGACGGCACGGTGAAGATCGCCTCCTCGGACGGCGCCTCGATCAAGGCGGCCTACAACTGGATCCGCTCCATCGTGGCCGAGCCGGAGCCCGGCGCGGTCTACGACGGCAAGGTCGTCAAGGTGATGGAGTTCGGCGCCTTCGTGAACTTCTTCGGTTCGCGCGACGGCCTCGTCCACATCTCCGAGCTCGCGCCCCAGCGCGTCGCCACGGTCAAGGACGTGGTGAAGGAGGGCGACACCGTGAAGGTGAAGTTCCTCGGCACCGACGACCGCGGCAAGGTCCGCCTCTCGATGAAGGCCGTCGACCAGGCCACCGGCGAGGACATCTCCAAGAAGCGCGCTGAAGGCGGCGAGGGCGGCGAGCCCGAGCCGGCCGAAGCCGGCGCCGGCAACGGCGACGGCCGCCCGCGCCGCCGCGGCGGCCGCCGCGGGGAGTGA
- the rpsO gene encoding 30S ribosomal protein S15 produces the protein MSITQERKAALIKEYAQKDGDTGSPEVQVAILTERITNLTEHFKSHAKDNHSRRGLLKLVSQRRSLLDYLKRGDEARYRSLIERLGIRR, from the coding sequence ATGTCGATCACGCAGGAGCGCAAGGCCGCGCTCATCAAGGAATACGCGCAGAAGGACGGCGACACCGGCTCGCCGGAGGTCCAGGTGGCGATCCTCACGGAGCGCATCACCAACCTGACCGAGCACTTCAAGTCGCACGCGAAGGACAACCATTCCCGTCGCGGGCTCCTGAAGCTGGTCTCCCAGCGCCGTTCTCTGCTCGACTACCTCAAGCGCGGCGACGAGGCGCGGTATCGCAGCCTCATCGAGCGCCTCGGCATCCGCCGCTGA
- the ade gene encoding adenine deaminase — translation MPSTEILARRIAQARGREPADLAVKGVRLLDLVTGDVTETDVAICGDTIVGTHGAYRGREEIDGSGLFAVPGFVDTHLHIESSLVTPAEFERCVLPRGTTTAICDPHEIANVLGRAGIDYFLAASEALVMDLRVQISSCVPATDMETAGAVLEAGDLAPYRGHPRSIGLAEFMNYPGVVHADPKALAKLALFGEGRIDGHAPLLGGLDLNAYLAAGIGTDHEATSYEEAREKITKGMQILIREGSVSKDLHALAPLITAETWARLAFCTDDRNPLEILEEGHIDFLVRTAIRLGARPLDAYRVASWSAALGFGLRDRGLVAPGYRADVVLVSDLEACSVERVIAAGRPVTPALFENRTHPAPVGYGSVKRDPVTAADFAVPGEAGEKRVIGVVRDRIITEALVRPVPARDGLLVADPAADVLKIAVLARHGVNANIGRGFVSGFGLPAGALASSIGHDAHNVCVVGANDADMAAAVNHLIAIQGGLVAVRDGGILGELPLPVAGLMSDRPFEEVAERLTALREAVAGLGCALPEPFLQLAFLPLPVIPHLKITDRGLVDVDVFRVVDLAAP, via the coding sequence ATGCCCTCGACCGAGATCCTCGCGCGCCGGATCGCCCAGGCGAGGGGGCGCGAGCCCGCCGATCTCGCGGTGAAGGGCGTGCGGCTCCTCGATCTCGTCACGGGCGACGTCACGGAGACCGACGTCGCGATCTGCGGGGACACGATCGTCGGCACCCACGGCGCCTATCGCGGGCGCGAGGAGATCGACGGGTCCGGGCTCTTCGCGGTCCCGGGCTTCGTCGACACGCATCTGCACATCGAGAGCTCGCTCGTCACGCCGGCCGAGTTCGAGCGCTGCGTGCTGCCGCGGGGCACGACGACGGCGATCTGCGATCCGCACGAGATCGCCAACGTGCTCGGCCGCGCCGGGATCGACTATTTCCTCGCGGCTTCCGAGGCGCTGGTCATGGACCTGCGCGTGCAGATCTCCTCCTGCGTGCCCGCGACCGACATGGAGACCGCCGGCGCCGTGCTCGAGGCCGGCGATCTCGCGCCCTATCGCGGCCATCCGCGCTCCATCGGGCTGGCCGAGTTCATGAACTATCCCGGCGTCGTCCACGCCGACCCGAAGGCGCTCGCCAAGCTCGCGCTCTTCGGCGAGGGCCGCATCGACGGGCACGCGCCGCTCCTCGGCGGGCTCGACCTCAACGCCTATCTCGCCGCCGGCATCGGCACCGACCACGAGGCGACGAGCTACGAAGAGGCGCGGGAGAAGATCACGAAGGGCATGCAGATCCTCATCCGCGAGGGCTCCGTCTCCAAGGACCTGCACGCGCTGGCGCCGCTGATCACGGCCGAGACCTGGGCGCGGCTCGCCTTCTGCACCGACGACCGCAACCCGCTCGAGATCCTGGAGGAGGGCCATATCGATTTCCTGGTGCGCACGGCGATCCGGCTCGGCGCGCGCCCGCTCGACGCCTATCGCGTGGCGAGCTGGTCGGCGGCGCTCGGCTTCGGGCTGCGCGATCGCGGCCTCGTCGCGCCGGGCTACCGGGCGGACGTCGTCCTCGTCTCCGATCTCGAGGCGTGCTCGGTGGAGCGGGTGATCGCCGCCGGCCGGCCGGTGACGCCGGCGCTGTTCGAGAACCGCACGCATCCCGCCCCCGTCGGCTACGGCTCGGTGAAGCGCGATCCCGTGACCGCGGCGGATTTCGCCGTACCCGGCGAGGCGGGCGAGAAGCGCGTCATCGGCGTCGTGCGCGATCGCATCATCACCGAGGCGCTCGTCCGTCCCGTGCCCGCGCGCGACGGCCTCCTCGTCGCCGACCCGGCCGCGGACGTCCTCAAGATCGCGGTGCTCGCCCGCCACGGGGTCAACGCCAATATCGGGCGCGGCTTCGTCTCCGGCTTCGGGCTGCCGGCGGGCGCGCTCGCGAGCTCGATCGGCCACGACGCGCACAACGTCTGCGTCGTCGGCGCGAACGACGCGGACATGGCGGCGGCGGTCAACCACCTCATCGCGATCCAGGGCGGGCTCGTCGCCGTGCGCGACGGGGGGATCCTGGGCGAGCTCCCGCTCCCCGTCGCGGGGCTGATGAGCGACCGGCCGTTCGAGGAGGTGGCCGAGCGGCTGACCGCCCTGCGCGAGGCGGTGGCCGGCCTGGGCTGCGCCCTGCCCGAGCCCTTCCTGCAGCTCGCCTTCCTGCCCCTGCCGGTGATCCCGCACCTGAAGATCACCGATCGCGGCCTCGTCGACGTCGACGTCTTCCGCGTCGTCGACCTCGCAGCGCCCTGA
- the zapE gene encoding cell division protein ZapE has protein sequence MSTPRPHPDPQRPVSRAYQERVAAGAIEPDPAQKALLRRLDALSVALGERRLARKASPLGWLFARKGTARAPIKGLYVWGSVGRGKTMLMDLFFEALPVRRKRRAHFHSFMADVHGRIHAYRQDLKAGKVKGDDPIAPTAKAIAAESWVLCFDEFTVTDIADAMILGRLFKALFAEGVSVVATSNVEPQRLYEGGLNRALFLPFIDMIEAHMDVVRLDARTDFRLEKLAGAPVWHVPADDAAGAALDDAFRKLTGRPRGERIEVAVKGRAVAVPQAAAGVARFGFADLCEQPLGASDYLAIARDFHTVMIEGIPVMDLAKRNEAKRFITLIDALYDERVKLLASAAAAPDGLYTATTGREAFEFDRTVSRLIEMASEDYLSLPHGRPDSRASDDTTGLVET, from the coding sequence GTGAGCACGCCCCGTCCCCATCCCGATCCGCAGCGCCCGGTGTCCCGCGCCTACCAGGAGCGCGTCGCCGCGGGCGCGATCGAGCCCGATCCGGCGCAGAAGGCGCTCCTGCGCCGCCTCGATGCGCTCTCGGTGGCGCTGGGCGAGCGGCGGCTCGCGCGCAAGGCGAGCCCGCTCGGCTGGCTCTTCGCCCGCAAGGGCACGGCGCGCGCGCCGATCAAGGGCCTCTACGTCTGGGGCTCGGTCGGGCGCGGCAAGACCATGCTGATGGATCTCTTCTTCGAGGCGCTGCCCGTGCGCCGCAAGCGCCGGGCGCACTTCCACAGCTTCATGGCCGACGTGCACGGGCGCATCCACGCCTACCGGCAGGACCTCAAGGCCGGCAAGGTGAAGGGCGACGACCCGATCGCGCCGACGGCGAAGGCCATCGCCGCGGAGAGCTGGGTGCTCTGCTTCGACGAGTTCACCGTCACCGACATCGCCGACGCCATGATCCTCGGGCGACTGTTCAAGGCGCTTTTCGCGGAAGGCGTCAGCGTGGTGGCGACCTCGAACGTCGAGCCGCAGCGGCTCTACGAGGGCGGGCTCAACCGTGCGCTCTTCCTGCCCTTCATCGACATGATCGAGGCGCACATGGACGTCGTGCGCCTCGATGCGCGCACCGACTTCCGGCTGGAGAAGCTCGCCGGCGCGCCGGTCTGGCACGTGCCGGCGGACGACGCCGCCGGCGCCGCGCTCGACGACGCCTTCCGCAAGCTCACCGGCCGCCCGAGGGGCGAGCGGATCGAGGTCGCGGTGAAGGGGCGCGCCGTGGCGGTGCCGCAGGCGGCGGCCGGTGTCGCGCGCTTCGGCTTCGCCGATCTCTGCGAGCAGCCGCTCGGCGCCTCCGACTATCTCGCCATCGCGCGGGACTTCCACACCGTGATGATCGAGGGCATCCCGGTCATGGACCTGGCGAAGCGCAACGAGGCCAAGCGCTTCATCACGCTGATCGACGCGCTCTACGACGAGCGGGTGAAGCTCTTGGCCTCCGCCGCCGCGGCGCCGGACGGGCTCTACACCGCCACGACGGGACGCGAGGCCTTCGAGTTCGACCGGACCGTGTCGCGCTTGATCGAGATGGCGTCGGAGGATTACCTGTCCCTGCCGCACGGCCGGCCCGATTCGCGGGCCTCGGACGACACGACGGGGCTGGTCGAGACGTGA
- a CDS encoding TetR family transcriptional regulator, with the protein MPPRPLPETATDVRLLRIAADHLARFGARRLTVTAVAEEAGMTHANVYRYYPSKADLIDAVAGQWLREVEDALADIVDSPDPVEDKLERFVLAIARAYRDCAVENPAVFDVYVSAVEASRGIARKHRGRQLRLLERILEEGVATETFAPKDRERAMAFVIDAVQRFVNPVMVRIDVRVPATVLDQRLNTMLNVTLRALHAGWV; encoded by the coding sequence GTGCCGCCGCGTCCGCTGCCCGAGACCGCGACCGACGTCCGCCTCCTGCGCATCGCCGCCGACCATCTCGCGCGCTTCGGCGCGCGCCGCCTCACCGTCACCGCGGTGGCGGAGGAGGCGGGGATGACGCACGCCAACGTCTATCGCTACTACCCGTCCAAGGCCGACCTGATCGACGCGGTCGCCGGGCAATGGCTGCGCGAGGTCGAGGACGCGCTCGCCGACATCGTCGACAGCCCGGACCCGGTGGAGGACAAGCTCGAGCGCTTCGTGCTCGCCATCGCCCGCGCCTATCGGGACTGCGCGGTGGAGAACCCGGCGGTGTTCGACGTCTACGTCTCGGCGGTGGAGGCCTCGCGCGGCATCGCCCGCAAGCATCGCGGCCGGCAGCTGCGGCTGCTCGAGCGCATCCTGGAGGAAGGCGTCGCCACCGAGACCTTCGCGCCGAAGGATCGCGAGCGCGCCATGGCCTTCGTCATCGACGCCGTGCAGCGCTTCGTGAACCCGGTGATGGTGCGCATCGACGTGCGGGTGCCGGCGACCGTGCTCGACCAACGCCTGAACACCATGCTGAACGTGACCCTGCGGGCCCTGCACGCCGGCTGGGTCTGA
- the mdh gene encoding malate dehydrogenase yields MARKKIALIGAGQIGGTLAHLVGLKELGDVVLFDIAEGVPQGKGLDIAESAPVDGFDAGYTGTQDYADIAGADVVIVTAGVPRKPGMSRDDLLGINLKVMRAVGEGIKAHCPDAFVICITNPLDAMVWALQKFSGLPANKIVGMAGVLDSARFRHFLAEEFQVSVEDVTAFVLGGHGDDMCPLVRYSTVAGIPLPDLVAMGWTTQEKLDAMVERTRKGGGEIVNLLKTGSAYYAPAASAIAMAESYLKDKRRVLPCAAHLTGQYGVSDMFVGVPIVIGANGVEKVVEVSFTEEEKAMFEKSVASVKSLVEACKGIEPSLA; encoded by the coding sequence ATGGCACGCAAGAAGATCGCGCTCATCGGCGCCGGCCAGATCGGCGGCACGCTCGCCCACCTCGTCGGCCTCAAGGAGCTTGGCGACGTGGTCCTGTTCGACATCGCCGAGGGCGTGCCGCAGGGCAAGGGTCTCGACATCGCCGAGAGCGCGCCGGTGGACGGCTTCGACGCGGGCTACACGGGCACGCAGGACTACGCCGACATCGCCGGCGCCGACGTGGTGATCGTCACCGCCGGCGTGCCGCGCAAGCCGGGCATGAGCCGCGACGACCTGCTCGGCATCAACCTCAAGGTCATGCGCGCGGTCGGCGAGGGCATCAAGGCCCATTGCCCCGACGCCTTCGTCATCTGCATCACCAACCCGCTCGACGCCATGGTCTGGGCGCTGCAGAAGTTCTCGGGCCTGCCCGCCAACAAGATCGTCGGCATGGCCGGCGTGCTCGACTCGGCCCGCTTCCGCCACTTCCTCGCCGAGGAGTTCCAGGTGTCGGTCGAGGACGTCACGGCCTTCGTGCTCGGCGGCCACGGCGACGACATGTGCCCGCTCGTGCGCTACTCGACGGTCGCCGGCATCCCGCTGCCCGACCTCGTGGCGATGGGCTGGACCACGCAGGAGAAGCTCGACGCCATGGTCGAGCGCACCCGCAAGGGCGGCGGCGAGATCGTCAACCTGCTCAAGACGGGCTCCGCCTATTACGCGCCGGCGGCCTCCGCCATCGCCATGGCGGAGAGCTACCTCAAGGACAAGCGCCGCGTGCTGCCCTGCGCCGCCCACCTCACCGGCCAGTACGGCGTCTCCGACATGTTCGTCGGCGTGCCGATCGTGATCGGCGCGAACGGCGTCGAGAAGGTCGTCGAGGTCTCCTTCACCGAGGAGGAGAAGGCGATGTTCGAGAAGTCGGTGGCTTCCGTGAAGTCGCTGGTCGAGGCCTGCAAGGGCATCGAGCCGTCGCTGGCCTGA
- the sucC gene encoding ADP-forming succinate--CoA ligase subunit beta: MNIHEYQGKAILKEYGAPVSRGVAIFKPEEAEAAANELGGPLWVVKSQIHAGGRGKGKFKEADAGEKGGVRLAKSVDEVKEFARQMLGKTLVTAQTGPEGKQVGRLYIEDGSDIEKEFYLSALVDRATGFVAFVVSTEGGMDIEEVAHKTPEKIVTLTVDPVTGVMPHHGRAVAKALGLSGDLAKQAADLVKKLYAAFVEKDMEMLEINPLIVTKDGQLRCLDAKVSFDSNAMFRHPEVAELRDLTEEDDKEIEASKYDLAYIALDGTIGCMVNGAGLAMATLDIIKLYGEEPANFLDVGGGASEEKVTAAFKIITADPNVKGILVNIFGGIMKCDVIARGVIAAVKAVGLQVPLVVRLEGTNVEEGKEIIRSSGLNVIPADDLDDAAQKIVNAVRGA; the protein is encoded by the coding sequence ATGAACATCCACGAATACCAGGGCAAGGCGATCCTCAAGGAGTACGGCGCGCCCGTCTCGCGCGGCGTCGCCATCTTCAAGCCCGAGGAGGCCGAGGCGGCCGCCAACGAGCTCGGCGGCCCGCTCTGGGTCGTCAAGAGCCAGATCCACGCCGGCGGGCGCGGCAAGGGCAAGTTCAAGGAAGCCGACGCCGGCGAGAAGGGCGGCGTGCGTCTCGCCAAGTCCGTCGACGAGGTGAAGGAATTCGCCCGCCAGATGCTGGGCAAGACCCTCGTCACCGCCCAGACCGGCCCCGAGGGCAAGCAGGTCGGGCGCCTCTACATCGAGGACGGCTCGGACATCGAGAAGGAGTTCTACCTCTCCGCTCTCGTGGATCGCGCCACCGGTTTCGTCGCCTTCGTCGTCTCGACCGAAGGCGGGATGGACATCGAGGAGGTGGCGCACAAGACCCCCGAGAAGATCGTCACGCTCACGGTTGATCCCGTCACCGGCGTGATGCCGCATCACGGCCGCGCCGTGGCGAAGGCGCTCGGCCTCTCGGGCGATCTCGCCAAGCAGGCGGCGGATCTCGTGAAGAAGCTCTATGCGGCCTTCGTCGAGAAGGACATGGAGATGCTCGAGATCAACCCGCTGATCGTCACCAAGGACGGCCAGCTGCGCTGCCTCGACGCGAAGGTCTCCTTCGATTCGAACGCGATGTTCCGCCATCCCGAGGTCGCCGAGCTGCGCGACCTGACGGAGGAGGACGACAAGGAGATCGAGGCGTCGAAGTACGACCTCGCCTACATCGCCCTCGACGGGACGATCGGCTGCATGGTCAACGGCGCCGGCCTCGCGATGGCGACGCTCGACATCATCAAGCTATACGGCGAGGAGCCGGCGAACTTCCTCGATGTCGGCGGCGGCGCCTCGGAGGAGAAGGTCACCGCGGCCTTCAAGATCATCACCGCCGACCCGAACGTGAAGGGCATCCTCGTCAACATCTTCGGCGGCATCATGAAGTGCGACGTCATCGCGCGCGGCGTGATCGCGGCGGTGAAGGCGGTGGGCCTGCAGGTCCCGCTCGTGGTGCGTCTCGAGGGCACTAACGTCGAGGAAGGCAAGGAGATCATCCGCTCGTCGGGCCTCAACGTCATCCCCGCCGACGACCTCGACGACGCCGCCCAGAAGATCGTCAACGCCGTGCGCGGCGCGTGA